The segment TTTACAACGGATCGGATCGTTAGTGGAGTCTCCAACATACTATGGAAACTTAACTGGGCGTGAGAATCTAGAAGTCGTTCGTAGGTTACGAGATCTTCCAGACAAACGTGTGAATGAAGTATTGGAAATTGTAAGATTAACCAAAGTGGCAAATCGGCTAACCAAAGAATATTCGCTTGGAATGAAGCAACGTCTGGGAATTGCTGTCGCCCAACTTAGTAATCCAGATTTATTAATACTAGACGAGCCTACTAATGGTTTAGATCCGGCTGGTATTCAGGAAATTAGAGAGTTGATTAAAGAGTTACCAGAGACCGGAATGAGTGTTCTTGTATCTAGTCATTTGTTAAGTGAAATAGATCAAATGGCTACAAAAGTAGGAATCATTAATAATGGAAAAATGATTTTTCAAGATTCGATTGAACATTTAAGACAAAAACGGAAACCTCTATTAAAAATCGGAGTTAGTGATGTAATAAAAGCAAATGAAATATTAAAAAGACGAGAATTAAAAACGGATTTACAAGGAGGTTTTTTGTGGTTGTCCCAAACGAATCCAGCATT is part of the Solibacillus sp. FSL K6-1523 genome and harbors:
- a CDS encoding ABC transporter ATP-binding protein, encoding MSDLILMTKELTKKYKKHTSVDGVNLRIERGQIYGFLGPNGAGKTTTIRMLLGLIKPTQGNIEIFGQDLKKNRLQILQRIGSLVESPTYYGNLTGRENLEVVRRLRDLPDKRVNEVLEIVRLTKVANRLTKEYSLGMKQRLGIAVAQLSNPDLLILDEPTNGLDPAGIQEIRELIKELPETGMSVLVSSHLLSEIDQMATKVGIINNGKMIFQDSIEHLRQKRKPLLKIGVSDVIKANEILKRRELKTDLQGGFLWLSQTNPAFVSEINSILVHSGVSVYRLEEVKRTLEDIFLELTGAERSL